Proteins encoded within one genomic window of Panicum virgatum strain AP13 chromosome 1N, P.virgatum_v5, whole genome shotgun sequence:
- the LOC120656458 gene encoding uncharacterized protein LOC120656458 has translation MCTPMSYAGSAPGCNEYLMTDGRQRKKVRFANEGEGASHHIGGRQVTKIREVAKNKPQVCDAKTAEYKFFKKLCEQSGHSSRSYKRPHQSIEPKISKQKQGPHNVTTVRKFSVHRNTVCYEDPPTTPAKNGEIPSEQVNVQSSHSEYDDKDTPQFNPHGCLPSIHVLTPIAQTSFDVTGTSGNIDREPVSGQIFSEKRSKLLKIAAKTVSMGSTELFQRRSEFVGDILQRLGAKNIIRKQEGSMRHSKIDCREAPAIPKGQFGKLLDYRRRDYTSPTKLRTGKSSPSNASDDTCKFMALPWVHSQDHPSFIDWRKNHLPRGDNKAHECMALPWLCVNDSSSSDWKRGIIRNQASNLLLDVEPYIQRRPASANELSLNVQTASNDQDGWSPMLSLKFTESFRDRLSFPCQIEEQHHAVPYAILNTSWQSDHHSSTEQCVSISAELEREYQKESGPFNTSDARFFTRIDQLPAKSAASSFLDNGNEILHRFSAGNGSQSNNMVFSVNTGCLNPIFSTSEHPYELGAQSLHDSAVGVSCLAGLEEKYSREVELSDNSDKLLQVLDQLPVKFTPLSFYNEEPRIRDDHLLRSIISCPPEDRSSILPLDANDGGLNSLSSYSAHPCKPDWNSLNDSSTELWSSVNQLQSHANLGAVLGFMPNGSAYSDLVEGQHSLMLVQGNLKNDNLGTTDQSFFGSCSALDNIREALMLSSDGITW, from the exons ATGTGTACACCCATGTCCTatgctgggtccgcccctgGATGCAATGAGTACCTAATGACAGATGGAAGGCAAAGGAAAAAGGTTCGATTCGCAAATGAAGGTGAAGGTGCTAGTCACCACATAGGTGGGAGACAGGTCACTAAAATACGAGAAGTTGCCAAAAACAAACCTCAAG TTTGTGATGCGAAAACTGCCGAATACAAGTTCTTTAAGAAATTGTGTGAACAGTCAGGCCATAGCTCTCGTTCGTACAAGCGTCCTCATCAAAGTATTGAGCCAAAGATCTCCAAACAGAAACAAG GACCACATAATGTGACTACAGTCAGAAAGTTCTCTGTCCACCGAAATACTGTGTGTTATGAGGACCCTCCTACTACACCGGCGAAGAATGGGGAAATCCCTAGCGAGCAAGTGAATGTGCAATCCTCCCATTCTG AATATGACGATAAGGATACACCTCAATTCAACCCACATGGTTGCTTGCCGAGTATTCATGTTCTCACACCAATAGCTCAGACATCATTTGATGTTACTGGGACTTCAGGAAATATTG ATAGAGAACCTGTAAGTGGACAGATCTTTTCAGAGAAGAGAAGCAAACTATTAAAGATCGCTGCAAAAACAGTCTCAATGGGAAGTACTGAGTTGTTCCAAAGAAG GTCGGAATTTGTTGGTGACATCCTGCAGAGGTTAGGTGCCAAAAACATCATAAGAAAG CAAGAAGGGTCGATGAGGCACAGTAAAATTGACTGCAGAGAAGCTCCTGCTATTCCCAAAGGCCAGTTTGGTAAATTGCTAGATTACAGGCGAAGGGACTATACTTCGCCAACCAAGCTGAGAACTGGTAAAAGTTCACCCTCTAATGCAAGTGATGACACATGTAAGTTTATGGCATTACCTTGGGTACACAGTCAGGACCATCCGAGTTTTATTGATTGGAGGAAAAATCACTTGCCTCGTGGAGATAACAAAGCACACGAGTGCATGGCATTGCCATGGTTGTGTGTTAACGATAGCTCAAGTTCTGATTGGAAGAGAGGCATTATTCGCAACCAGGCTTCAAATTTATTACTAGATGTCGAACCATACATCCAGAGAAGACCAGCTTCAGCTAATGAGTTGAGCTTGAATGTTCAAACTGCTTCAAATGATCAGGATGGATGGAGCCCAATGTTGTCACTAAAATTCACTGAGTCATTTCGAGATAGATTATCTTTCCCCTGTCAGATTGAGGAGCAGCATCACGCGGTACCATACGCAATCTTGAATACCTCCTGGCAATCTGACCACCATAGCTCCACGGAACAATGTGTTTCTATTTCAGCTGAACTGGAGAGGGAATACCAAAAAGAGTCAGGACCGTTTAATACATCTGACGCCAGATTTTTTACTAGGATTGATCAGTTACCTGCAAAATCAGCTGCTTCAAGCTTTTTGGACAATGGAAATGAAATTCTGCACAGATTTTCAGCTGGAAATGGAAGTCAAAGCAACAACATGGTGTTCAGTGTAAACACAGGTTGTCTGAATCCCATATTTTCAACTTCAGAGCATCCATATGAGCTTGGTGCACAGAGCCTGCATGATTCTGCTGTTGGTGTATCTTGTTTGGCTGGACTGGAGGAGAAATACTCCAGAGAGGTAGAACTGTCTGATAATTCTGATAAGCTTCTTCAGGTGTTGGATCAGTTACCTGTGAAATTCACCCCTTTAAGTTTTTATAATGAAGAGCCCAGAATTCGGGATGATCATCTTCTCAGATCTATCATTAGCTGTCCCCCAGAGGACAGAAGCAGCATTTTGCCCCTGGATGCAAATGACGGTGGTCTGAATTCCCTGTCTTCATATTCAGCGCACCCTTGTAAGCCAGATTGGAACAGCTTGAATGACTCTTCTACAGAATTGTGGTCATCGGTGAATCAACTCCAATCTCATGCTAATTTGGGAGCTGTGCTTGGTTTCATGCCAAATGGAAGTGCTTATAGCGATTTGGTGGAAGGTCAGCACAGCCTCATGCTAGTCCAAGGCAACCTGAAAAACGACAATCTTGGTACAACTGATCAATCGTTCTTTGGTTCTTGCTCTGCTTTGGATAACATCAGGGAGGCTCTAATGTTATCTTCTGATGGCATAACATGGTAG